TTCAGGATCTTCAAAAAGGATCACATTCGTAGAATCAATGGTATACCCATTTTCCGTGGCAATCTCGTGGTGATGTACGGTTTCAAAGAATTTAAGGCCTTTTTCAGCAATAATTTCCTCGATCTTTGTAGTCGTTTCATCTACTCCCAAATTACTTCTGAAAATGGTCAGATTTTGAGCATAGCAGGTAATGGTAACTAAACCAAACAGCAGGACTGCAAGGAACTTTTTCATTGATCTCATATCTGTCGTCACGTGAAAATACGGAGGTGAACAATTAAAAAACAACATAAAAAGTCTTTAATTACAATATTTTTGTCAGAGCTAGTGTACAGAACCCTAATGAATATCCTGTACACAGGGTACTAACATACCGACCAAACTCTTCGAGCATGAACATATATACTAAGCTTACTGTCCTTTGTTTGTTCCTGGTAATAACCAGTTCAGTAGCCTTAATATTTTTCTCTAACCGACAATTTTCTAAGCAATTTCAGGAAGAGATTACCAGTGGTCTTCAAGAAAGGACCACTATCGTAGCACAACAGGTAATCAATTTTCTGGAAGAACGCGCCAGTGAAATCTCCTTCGCCGCCAATCAAAATGAACTGAATACAGCCAAGCTCAATCAGCTGACTGAATTGCACAATGGTTACATGGCTTTTTCACAAATGGACATCAACCAGATCAAAGTGGCTGAAAGTTCCAACGGCATTGGTGACA
This DNA window, taken from Cytophagales bacterium, encodes the following:
- a CDS encoding DUF302 domain-containing protein — its product is MKKFLAVLLFGLVTITCYAQNLTIFRSNLGVDETTTKIEEIIAEKGLKFFETVHHHEIATENGYTIDSTNVILFEDPELTSALISCEQTSALDLPLKVMVWEENEDVYIGFIDPAFMRKRFMIQDCPEILQKMTGLMVRVVNEAIRQR